Part of the Arachis hypogaea cultivar Tifrunner chromosome 6, arahy.Tifrunner.gnm2.J5K5, whole genome shotgun sequence genome, TTTGATGATTAAGCAATAACCATGCCAGGTTTGAAACCCTTCCCTTCCATATCTTGGTTTCTTGAAGTCCAAACTCGCAAGCAAGCCCTAAGACACATAGTCCCTTCCTGCCCATCTCTCCTCATACTTGCCGAATGAAAAGCTGGAAGAAGGAATCCCAGTGAGTTGAAAAGGATCAGGCTCAATGCCGTAATCTGTGAGTGGTCTATGCTCCAGAACATCATCATGGCTCTTTACAAATTCCGGAATCTCAATCTCTCCTTTCTTAATATCATCCCAAAGATATTGAAGCCGGCTTACATACTTGATCTTCCAATATAATCTGAACAGAACCAAAATATATTCATCAGGTTTCATAGCATGTGTTTTTCAAGAAACACATAAATGGCTTACCCTCCACTCAAGAAAAACCGGCCAAATGTTGCGATGACTATCCTAGAACGAAGGCCGGGGTGGATAAAATACACGGTTTGAAGCCTATCCTTAAAATCAGCAGGAAGTTCTTCGTAAATCCACCTCAAGATGGTTATGCCAGGGGAGTTGTCCTCCTGTTGAACAGTGCTATTCATGTAAACAACACAGAAGGGCCCTTCTTGCATCTCGCTGCAAATTTTGTGGAGAACATACCTCTTCAGTCGCTCTGGGCTCACAACCGTGGCTGCATACAATTTGAGAGCAGGAATCTCACTTAACTGCCATATTAATCAAATAATACAGAAACCGGTTCTCTATCTTTTATGCTTTCTATTATTATTCGAGACATGAAGAATTTCATATAAAGTTGTTTGGAGCTAGTTGGGAAGACTGAGATTCATAAATGGTGACTTGAAAAGATATCTCAAGTGAAATTCAACTACACAGGATCAAGAAGAGGTGCTTGTTGAAATTTATGCCAAAAAGATTAGATGTTTAAACTTGGTAAAGTAATGGAATTTAATCTAACAAGATCATGAAACATTCCACGATAATCATACATATAGCGGTTCAGTACTTTAGTCTAAGAGAACTGTTGAATAATGATTGAACAATAAATACATACGTATATTCAAAACTAACAGCTAAAGTTAAGTAATTTAATTTCAACGTTGCCTGAATTTCATTTAGTTCATCACAGTGAATGAATATTGTTTCAGCTGttaataaaaaccctaaaaagatgCAAAATCAAACAGAGAGAGAGCACGCACCAGGGTAGTACTTGCCGACGATACGGAGGATGGGATGTCCGTTCTTGTCGGAGCCCTGACGGCGGAGAAACTGCAACTGATCGAGATCGGAGAAGTCTTCGTCGGGGGAGAGGTATTGGGAACAATCGTGCCAgctgtcctcttcttcttcatggtCTTTATGGGATAAGAAGGGTCTGGCGTCAACGGCGAGATCCGACGCCAGAACCACCACCGAGAAATCGTCGCCAGGCATCGCCGCCTTCGTGGGATTGGAGTGTTTGTTGAAGGTTTTGATATGATTTCAATGGACCAAACTGAGTCCGTATAAAATTACACTTTTATCCTCGTAATTTCTCTTCACTATTACTAATGTCATCAcaaaaagattaaattaattatttttttttatagataacCGGATATTAAGcccagaaaataaaaaagaaaattagataAAGGTTAACCACCAAGAACGTTCCAAATTATTCAAATGCTGACAAAAATACACTCGAATCTTACTAtcgataaaaatatctttaaataatttaaaaatacaacaacaatatccaataataaatatatattttcaaaaaatatcttagagattgaattttgatgtgattttttgcaagcatgattataaaaataagatattattatacataaaaattggtgatttttctttaagtatataattttttataatattttttgttaacaaccaataatacttttaaaaaatcacaaaacaatatatacataacaaaaaatcaccaaattttaagaataataatatctcatttttataatcatgcatgcaaaaaattacatcaaaattcaatatCTAATGTATTTTtcgagaaatacatatttaatattagtttttttgcaagattatctaacattaaatatgtatttctcaaaaaatacattagagattgaattttgaagcaattttttttaagcatgattaaaaaaaaaatactattattttaaaatttggtgatttttcattaagtatattatttttttgtaattttttgttaacaactaataatacttttaaaaaatcacaaaaaaatatatatttagaaaaaaatcaccaaattttaataataataatatctcatttttttaattatatttgtaaaaaatcacatcaaaattcaatctctaaggcattttttgtaaatatatatttactgttgagtattgttgttgtgtttttaaattatttaaagacatttttgtcgatagtaaaatttAGGGGCATTTTTATCAGTGTTTGAATAATTCGAgggtgtttttggtggttaaccCTTAGATAAAAATAATTTCGAGGTTACCTGAAGGTGGTTTGGGTCTGAATGCGAAGTCTAGATTCTTTGTGAGCCAgcgtttgatttatttttatgcCAAGGTGCTGCCGTCCGAATACCTGTGAGAAGGTGAGGGTGGTATCTGCAAAAGTCTTCGATACTTAAGTTAACAAGAATTTTAAGCAGATTTTCAGTATATTAGAATGTGAATATATCTAAAGATTGtcggtgtatttatagtagagttaaTAACTATATTTTTAGAATAGTTTCACCTTTGTTGTTGGTGGATGAACATTCCCTTTATCTTGAGAGTTTGTTGGAATCTATTTTCAAGTAGAGATAGAAATAGTAAAAAAGATTCATGAAGGTAGTTAGTTATTTGGGATAagtaaaactaaatttttttgtcGTATTCGACCTTTTAAGTTTTAAGAAGTCGGGTAAACTTAAAGAGGCCATCCTTTTTTTCAATAGATCTTTTATTCTTATTGAGTTTGACTTTATTTCTGGtcagaatataaataaaaattatcttaaaaaaatataatttcaataaaatttgcATGAATCTTtaaacaatatatttttatataaataatatattgtcAATAAATctcttttgtttaaaaaataacaaataaatcacTAATCTTTTGTTAAAAACTAATTGAatcattttatcaaatttaattataataaacctCAAACTTTTGTAAATGGATAATATATTGGTTTCTCTCATGTATGTTGTTAGAAATTAATTCGGTGATCAAATCGGTCAAGCTATGTAAGTTACTCATTGATTCggtcttatttaaataaaaatatgaaataatcaaaaatctaaaattaaaatttgaaatacatgtattcactaatattttaacaACAAATaagtctcaaattttaaaaatagctaatacaaaaataaacataaaattagtTAGTACTACTCCAATAGTATCTTCATTTGACACGTTAAAAATAATCATCTATAAACTATGTCCAACGAGATTACACACAATAGTAtcttaattctaaaaataattatgtttCAGATGATGTTTATAACGAAGTCGTCTTAAAAttccataaaaaaattttaaatcaactaaATAACTAACAGCAAAATTAGTTAGAATCGACATAGTagcaacaatcaacaatcaacaaaaaactACTGCATATTCATGATCAGCATATACATATTCATAAATTGATTCAGCAATCAACAAAACCTTAGCATATTTATAATTAGCAAAATCACTGCATATTCATATTTATAAACCAATTAAATATTTTCACCACTGTCCTATTCTAATTAGCATCATAAATCAATCAACAGTAAAATTAATAGCAATAACATCAATGAATAAAccactaaaaaataatatatagcaTATAAACTATTAGAAtaattggaaaaaaataaaatggttACCTGTTATTGCTGTTGTTGTAGAGGCAGAATCGATTCCGAAAGGTGGACAATGCACGACAGTGTGCAGGTAGCAACAACCACAGAAGACGAGGGACGAGCAACAACAACTACCCACAGAGACATAAGAGAGGCGAAGGGAGATGTGGTAAGACGCGAGCAGGAAACAAATTCGAGCATAGACACGAGGAAGGGCGACGAGATGGAGGCTCAGTGATGACATAAGTAGGAAGcagaacttttttttttatattacagTGACaatggtgttttttttttaaatgtggatTGTTAGGGCGTTATTCTCAAATGTGGAATTGCTTAATTAGAGAAgtagaaatcggaccgtccgatttgttagAGGTACAGAAATCGGATCGTCCGATTTGTAGAGGTACAAAAATCAGACCGACAAAGttgtgttaaaaaatattaaagaatttgAGGTACAAAAATCGGATCCTCCGATTTATGTACtttttcacaattttaaaaaataccaaaattacAATATTATGATATATCACTCCTTTTACTTTCatatccaaaaaaaaagagaTGTAGGAA contains:
- the LOC112695947 gene encoding uncharacterized protein — protein: MPGDDFSVVVLASDLAVDARPFLSHKDHEEEEDSWHDCSQYLSPDEDFSDLDQLQFLRRQGSDKNGHPILRIVGKYYPATVVSPERLKRYVLHKICSEMQEGPFCVVYMNSTVQQEDNSPGITILRWIYEELPADFKDRLQTVYFIHPGLRSRIVIATFGRFFLSGGLYWKIKYVSRLQYLWDDIKKGEIEIPEFVKSHDDVLEHRPLTDYGIEPDPFQLTGIPSSSFSFGKYEERWAGRDYVS